A single window of Lutzomyia longipalpis isolate SR_M1_2022 chromosome 1, ASM2433408v1 DNA harbors:
- the LOC129795226 gene encoding vasotab: MKFQWIFALVAVFVAVAWGAPAQKTNFNECLKACGYNYSPICAGPKEGAEKPQTFGNICALETYNCEHKTEWEVKSQGECPGGSAIRLQY; encoded by the exons ATGAAGTTTCAGTGGATTTTTGCTTTAG TGGCTGTGTTTGTGGCTGTTGCTTGGGGTGCTCCAGCACAGAAGACCAACTTCAATGAGTGCCTAAAAGCCTGTGGCTACAACTACTCCCCCATCTGTGCTGGTCCCAAAGAGGGTGCCGAGAAGCCCCAAACATTCGGCAACATCTGTGCCCTTGAAACCTACAACTGTGAGCACAAGACCGAGTGGGAGGTGAAATCTCAAGGCGAATGTCCAGGTGGCAGCGCAATTCGGTTGCAGTATTGA